In the Flagellimonas sp. HMM57 genome, one interval contains:
- the rpsE gene encoding 30S ribosomal protein S5, which translates to MYQKYKNVETVKPGGLELKDRLVGVQRVTKVTKGGRAFGFSAIVVVGDENGVVGHGLGKSKEVATAIAKAIEDAKKNLIRIPLNKATLPHEQKGKYGGARVYIQPASTGTGVIAGGAVRAVLEAVGVHDVLSKSQGSSNPHNVVKATFDALLQLRGAQTVANQRGISLEKVFKG; encoded by the coding sequence ATGTACCAGAAATACAAAAACGTAGAAACAGTTAAGCCAGGTGGACTGGAGTTGAAAGATCGTTTGGTAGGAGTCCAAAGGGTTACTAAAGTTACAAAAGGTGGTAGAGCATTCGGATTTTCAGCAATAGTAGTTGTTGGTGATGAGAATGGCGTAGTAGGTCATGGTTTAGGAAAATCAAAAGAAGTTGCAACGGCAATCGCCAAGGCTATTGAGGACGCAAAGAAGAATTTGATAAGGATTCCACTTAACAAAGCAACACTGCCTCACGAACAAAAAGGTAAATATGGTGGTGCACGCGTATATATCCAACCAGCATCGACAGGTACAGGGGTTATCGCAGGTGGAGCCGTTAGAGCGGTATTGGAAGCAGTTGGTGTGCACGATGTTTTATCAAAGTCCCAAGGTTCTTCCAATCCACACAATGTTGTTAAGGCAACTTTCGATGCGCTTTTACAATTAAGAGGTGCACAAACCGTAGCAAATCAAAGAGGTATTTCTTTGGAAAAAGTCTTTAAGGGATAA
- the rpmD gene encoding 50S ribosomal protein L30 produces the protein MSKIKVKQVKSAIKRTQNQKRTLEALGLRKIGHVVEHDATPNILGMINKVKHLVSTEEA, from the coding sequence ATGTCGAAAATTAAGGTTAAACAAGTAAAGAGCGCTATCAAAAGAACCCAAAATCAAAAAAGAACTTTGGAAGCTTTGGGTTTGCGTAAAATTGGGCATGTTGTTGAGCATGATGCAACGCCTAATATCCTTGGAATGATAAATAAGGTAAAACACTTGGTTTCCACTGAGGAAGCTTAA
- the rplO gene encoding 50S ribosomal protein L15 has protein sequence MDLHNLKPAEGAVNRDGKRLGRGEGSGKGGTSARGHKGAKSRSGYSKKIGFEGGQMPLQRRVPKFGFKNINRKEYQGINLNKLQELVDNGVVKKEITLETLVENRLAGKNDLVKILGNGELKASLKVSVHKFTASAKAAIEAAGGEAISL, from the coding sequence ATGGATTTACATAATCTTAAACCAGCAGAAGGCGCTGTAAACAGAGACGGAAAACGATTGGGTAGAGGAGAAGGTTCTGGAAAAGGGGGCACTTCTGCAAGAGGACATAAAGGTGCCAAGTCTAGATCTGGATACTCAAAAAAGATTGGATTCGAAGGAGGTCAAATGCCTTTACAGCGAAGAGTCCCCAAATTTGGTTTCAAAAACATCAATAGGAAGGAATATCAGGGTATCAATCTTAATAAACTGCAGGAGTTGGTGGACAACGGTGTAGTAAAAAAAGAAATTACCTTGGAAACACTTGTTGAAAATAGATTGGCAGGTAAGAATGATTTAGTGAAAATTTTGGGTAATGGTGAGTTAAAAGCATCCCTAAAAGTTTCAGTACATAAATTTACAGCTTCTGCTAAAGCAGCTATTGAAGCCGCAGGAGGAGAAGCAATAAGTTTATAA
- the secY gene encoding preprotein translocase subunit SecY, producing the protein MKKVVETISNIWKIEELRQRILITLGLLLVYRFGAQVVLPGIDTSQLAQLTSNTEQGILGILNAFTGGAFANASVFALGIMPYISASIVVQLMGIAIPYLQKLQKEGESGRKTINQITRWLTIAICIVQAPAYLFGLGALGVPDSAFVLGKGLDFIVPAVIILVTGCVFAMWLGEKITDKGIGNGISLLIMIGIIATMPQSFVQEFISRTTNNTGGIMFMLIEVIIWFLVILASVLLVMAVRQIPVQYARRTASGGYEKNIMGSRQYIPLKLNASGVMPIIFAQAIMFAPSLLGKTFNNTAVGQWMEVQFADIFGLAYNILFAVLIIIFTYFYTAITVPTNKMADDLKRSGGFIPGIRPGKETGDFLDKIMSLITLPGSVFLALLAVLPAVVVKLMDVQAGWALFYGGTSLLIMVGVAIDTVQQVNSYLLNRHYDGLMKTGKNRKVA; encoded by the coding sequence ATGAAGAAAGTAGTCGAGACCATATCAAATATTTGGAAGATAGAAGAACTAAGACAACGCATACTTATAACATTAGGCTTGTTATTGGTATATCGTTTTGGTGCTCAAGTTGTACTTCCGGGTATTGATACCTCACAATTGGCGCAATTGACCTCAAATACAGAGCAAGGTATTTTAGGTATTCTTAATGCGTTTACAGGAGGTGCTTTTGCTAATGCTTCTGTATTTGCTTTAGGTATTATGCCTTACATTTCAGCTTCGATTGTAGTACAGTTAATGGGTATTGCTATTCCTTATCTTCAAAAACTACAGAAAGAGGGAGAAAGTGGTAGAAAGACTATTAATCAAATTACCCGTTGGTTGACAATAGCGATATGTATTGTTCAGGCTCCAGCATATTTGTTTGGTTTAGGAGCACTGGGTGTTCCTGATAGTGCTTTTGTTTTAGGTAAAGGACTTGATTTTATAGTACCTGCGGTAATCATTTTGGTGACAGGATGTGTTTTTGCCATGTGGTTAGGAGAAAAGATTACGGATAAAGGTATTGGAAACGGTATCTCTTTATTGATTATGATCGGTATTATCGCCACTATGCCGCAATCCTTTGTTCAAGAATTTATTTCAAGAACAACTAACAATACTGGTGGCATTATGTTTATGCTAATCGAGGTTATCATCTGGTTCTTGGTTATTTTGGCCAGTGTACTTTTGGTAATGGCGGTAAGACAGATACCAGTACAGTATGCAAGAAGGACAGCATCTGGCGGTTATGAGAAAAATATCATGGGATCTAGACAATATATCCCGTTAAAGCTGAATGCATCTGGTGTAATGCCAATCATTTTTGCTCAAGCTATAATGTTTGCACCAAGTTTGCTTGGAAAAACATTTAATAATACTGCGGTTGGACAATGGATGGAAGTGCAATTTGCTGATATTTTTGGATTGGCCTACAACATTCTTTTCGCCGTATTGATCATCATTTTCACATATTTCTACACCGCTATAACGGTTCCTACGAACAAAATGGCAGATGATTTAAAACGAAGTGGTGGTTTTATTCCAGGAATTCGTCCCGGAAAGGAAACAGGTGATTTTTTGGATAAAATAATGTCCTTAATAACACTTCCTGGTTCTGTTTTTCTCGCCCTACTGGCAGTTTTACCTGCAGTAGTTGTGAAATTAATGGATGTACAGGCAGGTTGGGCACTTTTTTATGGAGGTACATCACTATTAATTATGGTCGGTGTTGCAATCGATACAGTACAGCAAGTAAATTCTTATTTGTTGAATAGACATTATGACGGTTTGATGAAGACCGGGAAAAATAGAAAAGTAGCGTAA
- the infA gene encoding translation initiation factor IF-1 has translation MAKQPAIEQDGTIIEALSNAMFRVELENGHVVTAHISGKMRMHYIKLLPGDKVKLEMSPYDLTKARITYRY, from the coding sequence ATGGCAAAGCAGCCAGCAATAGAACAAGACGGAACAATTATAGAAGCATTGTCAAATGCTATGTTTCGGGTGGAATTAGAAAATGGGCATGTGGTTACCGCACATATCTCTGGAAAAATGCGTATGCACTATATAAAATTGCTTCCAGGAGATAAGGTTAAGCTAGAAATGAGCCCATACGATTTAACAAAAGCAAGAATTACTTACAGATACTAA
- the ykgO gene encoding type B 50S ribosomal protein L36 produces the protein MKVRASIKKRSAECKIVRRKGRLYVINKKNPRFKQRQG, from the coding sequence ATGAAAGTAAGAGCATCAATAAAGAAGAGAAGCGCCGAATGCAAGATAGTTCGCAGAAAAGGCAGATTATACGTAATCAACAAAAAGAATCCTAGATTTAAACAAAGACAAGGGTAA
- the rpsM gene encoding 30S ribosomal protein S13, protein MARIAGVDIPKQKRGVISLTYIYGIGKSRAEEILEKAQVSVDTKVSDWNDDEIGRIREAVSSYTIEGELRSETQLNIKRLMDIGCYRGIRHRSGLPLRGQRTKNNSRTRKGKRKTVANKKKATK, encoded by the coding sequence ATGGCAAGAATCGCAGGTGTAGATATACCTAAACAAAAGCGTGGAGTTATTTCACTTACCTACATTTACGGAATTGGTAAAAGTAGGGCAGAAGAAATTTTGGAAAAAGCCCAAGTAAGCGTGGATACCAAAGTTTCTGATTGGAATGATGACGAAATAGGAAGAATTAGGGAGGCAGTTTCATCTTATACCATAGAAGGTGAACTTCGTTCAGAAACGCAATTGAACATCAAGCGATTGATGGATATTGGTTGCTACCGTGGAATTCGTCATAGATCAGGATTGCCACTTAGAGGCCAGCGTACCAAGAATAACTCTAGGACAAGAAAAGGAAAGCGTAAAACAGTTGCCAACAAGAAAAAAGCAACTAAATAA
- the rpsK gene encoding 30S ribosomal protein S11, whose protein sequence is MAKANTKTAKKRKVVVESTGEAHVVASFNNIIISLTNKKGDVISWSSAGKMGFRGSKKNTPYAAQVAAEDCAKVAHEAGLRKVKVYVKGPGNGRESAIRSIHNAGIEVTEIVDVTPLPHNGCRPPKRRRV, encoded by the coding sequence ATGGCAAAAGCAAATACTAAAACAGCCAAAAAACGCAAAGTAGTTGTAGAATCTACTGGCGAGGCTCATGTAGTAGCATCCTTTAATAACATCATCATTTCTTTGACCAATAAAAAGGGGGATGTTATCTCTTGGTCATCTGCAGGAAAGATGGGCTTTAGAGGCTCTAAAAAGAATACTCCTTATGCAGCCCAAGTTGCTGCTGAAGATTGTGCAAAGGTTGCGCATGAGGCAGGACTTAGAAAAGTAAAGGTTTACGTAAAGGGACCGGGAAATGGTAGAGAGTCTGCTATTCGTTCCATTCATAATGCAGGAATAGAAGTAACGGAAATAGTTGATGTAACACCACTACCCCACAACGGTTGTAGACCACCAAAAAGAAGAAGAGTTTAA
- the rpsD gene encoding 30S ribosomal protein S4 — MARYTGPKSKIARKFGEAIFGGDKAFEKKSYPPGQHGNNRRRGKKSEYAIQLMEKQKAKYTYGILEKQFRNLFDKANRSKDVTGEVLLQLCESRLDNVVYRMGISPSRSGARQLVSHRHITVNGEIVNIPSYSLKPGDVVGVREKSKSVQAIQDSLDNNSSVYEWITWNSEKKEGTYVAIPERMQIPENIKEQLIVELYSK; from the coding sequence ATGGCAAGATACACAGGACCAAAATCAAAAATCGCTAGAAAATTTGGAGAAGCGATTTTCGGAGGCGATAAAGCCTTCGAGAAGAAAAGTTACCCTCCAGGACAACACGGTAACAACAGACGCCGTGGAAAGAAATCTGAATATGCAATCCAATTAATGGAGAAGCAAAAAGCCAAGTATACTTATGGTATCTTGGAGAAGCAGTTTAGAAATCTTTTTGATAAAGCAAACCGCAGCAAAGATGTTACTGGTGAGGTTTTACTTCAATTATGTGAGTCCCGTTTAGATAATGTAGTTTACAGAATGGGAATCTCCCCATCAAGAAGCGGAGCTAGGCAATTGGTTTCCCATAGACATATAACCGTTAATGGTGAGATTGTAAATATCCCATCTTACTCATTAAAGCCAGGTGACGTTGTTGGAGTAAGGGAAAAATCCAAATCTGTTCAAGCAATCCAAGATTCTTTGGACAATAATAGTAGTGTTTACGAATGGATTACCTGGAATTCTGAAAAGAAAGAAGGTACATACGTAGCTATCCCAGAAAGAATGCAGATTCCTGAAAATATCAAGGAACAATTAATCGTCGAGTTATACTCTAAATAA
- a CDS encoding DNA-directed RNA polymerase subunit alpha, producing the protein MALLNFQKPDKVIMIDSTDFEGKFEFRPLEPGYGLTVGNALRRVLLSSLEGFAITSVRIDGVEHEFSVIPGVVEDVTEMILNLKQVRFKRQIDDVESETVSVSVSGKEQLTAGDFQKFISGYQVLNPDLVICNMNSKVSINLEVIIEKGRGYVPAEENKKSNAPIGSIAVDSVYTPVKNVKYSIENFRVEQKTDYEKLVFEIVTDGSIHPKDALTEAAKVLIHHFMLFSDERITLEADEIAQTETYDEESLHMRQLLKTKLVDMDLSVRALNCLKAAEVDTLGDLVSFNKNDLMKFRNFGKKSLTELEELVINKGLQFGMDLSKYKLDKD; encoded by the coding sequence ATGGCATTACTTAATTTTCAGAAGCCCGATAAAGTTATAATGATAGATTCTACAGATTTCGAAGGGAAATTTGAATTTCGCCCTTTGGAACCTGGTTATGGATTAACAGTTGGAAATGCACTTAGAAGAGTTTTACTTTCCTCTTTGGAGGGTTTTGCGATTACTTCTGTGCGTATCGATGGAGTTGAACATGAATTCTCTGTCATTCCTGGCGTAGTAGAAGACGTTACAGAAATGATTTTGAACCTTAAACAAGTTCGTTTCAAAAGACAGATAGATGATGTTGAGAGTGAAACAGTTTCTGTTTCAGTAAGTGGAAAAGAACAATTGACCGCTGGAGATTTCCAAAAATTCATCTCTGGTTATCAAGTACTCAATCCAGATTTGGTTATTTGTAACATGAACTCCAAAGTAAGTATTAACCTAGAGGTTATTATTGAAAAAGGAAGAGGTTACGTGCCTGCCGAAGAGAATAAAAAATCCAATGCACCTATAGGGAGTATTGCTGTAGATTCTGTTTACACTCCGGTTAAGAACGTAAAATATAGTATAGAAAACTTTAGGGTTGAACAAAAGACCGATTATGAGAAATTGGTTTTCGAAATCGTAACTGACGGTTCTATTCACCCTAAAGATGCATTGACCGAAGCTGCTAAGGTTTTGATTCACCACTTTATGTTGTTCTCTGATGAGCGCATTACATTGGAAGCCGATGAAATCGCACAAACAGAAACATACGATGAGGAATCATTGCACATGCGCCAATTGTTGAAGACCAAATTGGTAGACATGGATTTGTCCGTTAGGGCGTTGAATTGTCTTAAAGCTGCCGAGGTGGATACTTTGGGAGATTTGGTATCCTTCAATAAGAACGACTTAATGAAGTTTAGAAACTTTGGTAAAAAATCATTGACCGAATTGGAAGAGTTGGTCATCAACAAAGGCCTTCAATTTGGAATGGACTTATCCAAATATAAATTGGACAAAGATTAA
- the rplQ gene encoding 50S ribosomal protein L17, producing MRHGKKFNHLGRTAAHRKAMLANMACSLIEHKRINTTVAKAKALKQFVEPLITKSKTDNNQTTEKGTHNRRIVFSNLRSKEAVTELFGTVAEKVGDRPGGYTRIIKLGNRLGDNADMAMIELVDFNETYNAGKPAKKTTRRSRRGGGKKAEAVAPVAETKTTDDSEE from the coding sequence ATGAGACACGGAAAAAAGTTTAATCATTTAGGGAGAACGGCAGCGCACAGAAAAGCAATGTTGGCCAACATGGCATGTTCCCTAATAGAGCATAAAAGAATCAACACAACAGTTGCTAAGGCAAAAGCTTTAAAGCAATTTGTAGAGCCGTTGATTACCAAGTCTAAAACCGATAACAATCAAACTACCGAAAAGGGTACGCACAACAGAAGGATTGTATTTAGCAATCTTAGAAGTAAAGAAGCGGTTACCGAACTTTTTGGAACGGTTGCAGAGAAGGTTGGCGATAGACCAGGAGGATACACAAGAATCATAAAGTTGGGTAATCGTCTTGGTGATAACGCGGACATGGCAATGATCGAGTTGGTAGACTTTAATGAAACCTATAACGCTGGAAAACCTGCCAAGAAAACTACAAGAAGAAGTAGAAGGGGCGGAGGTAAGAAAGCTGAAGCTGTTGCTCCAGTAGCGGAGACAAAAACTACTGATGATTCAGAAGAGTAG
- the carA gene encoding glutamine-hydrolyzing carbamoyl-phosphate synthase small subunit, whose product MKYHSKKRALILLADGTIFYGKAIGNKEGTAVGEVCFNTGMTGYQEIFTDPSYFGQLMVTTNAHIGNYGTNADEVESDSIKIAGLICKNFSYEYSRPSANMSLLEFLDQNNLFAISDVDTRALVSYIRDNGAMNALISTRVDEIDELKRELAEVPSMEGLELSSKVSTTEPYYFGDENSEYKISALDIGIKKNILRNLAKRGAYIKVFPYNTPFEEMEKWNPDGYFISNGPGDPEPLTDAISTTKKMIASNKPLFGICLGHQVLALANGVSTYKMHNGHRGINHPILNLVTGKGEITSQNHGFAVNREETEANSDLEITHLHLNDDTVAGIKMKDKEVFSVQYHPEASPGPHDADYLFDQFFDAIKTGRN is encoded by the coding sequence ATGAAGTATCACTCAAAGAAAAGAGCACTAATATTATTAGCAGATGGTACTATTTTTTATGGTAAGGCCATAGGAAACAAAGAAGGTACCGCCGTAGGAGAAGTATGTTTCAATACGGGAATGACAGGATATCAAGAGATCTTTACCGACCCATCCTACTTTGGACAATTGATGGTGACCACCAATGCACATATTGGAAATTATGGAACCAATGCCGATGAGGTGGAATCTGATTCCATTAAAATAGCTGGACTTATCTGTAAAAATTTTAGCTACGAGTATTCAAGGCCCAGTGCAAATATGAGTCTGTTGGAATTTTTGGACCAAAACAATCTCTTTGCCATTTCAGATGTGGATACAAGGGCGTTGGTTAGTTACATCCGGGATAATGGTGCCATGAACGCTTTAATTTCTACCAGGGTTGATGAGATTGATGAGTTGAAAAGGGAACTTGCAGAAGTGCCCAGTATGGAAGGTCTGGAACTTTCCTCTAAAGTCTCTACAACCGAGCCCTATTATTTTGGTGACGAAAATTCAGAATACAAAATATCAGCTTTAGATATTGGAATAAAAAAGAATATTCTAAGAAATCTTGCTAAGCGAGGAGCGTATATAAAGGTGTTTCCCTACAACACACCATTTGAAGAAATGGAGAAATGGAATCCGGATGGTTATTTCATATCCAATGGACCGGGTGATCCAGAACCCCTGACCGATGCTATTTCTACAACGAAAAAGATGATTGCATCCAACAAACCGCTATTTGGAATATGTTTGGGACACCAAGTACTTGCGTTGGCAAATGGCGTTTCAACCTATAAAATGCACAATGGGCATAGGGGCATCAACCACCCAATTTTGAATTTGGTTACGGGAAAAGGAGAAATAACTTCTCAAAACCACGGTTTTGCTGTAAATAGGGAAGAAACGGAGGCCAATTCAGATTTAGAGATAACCCATCTGCACTTGAACGATGATACCGTTGCAGGAATAAAAATGAAAGATAAAGAAGTGTTTTCGGTTCAGTACCACCCAGAAGCAAGCCCGGGACCACATGACGCCGATTATTTATTCGACCAATTTTTTGATGCCATAAAAACTGGGCGCAACTAA
- the eno gene encoding phosphopyruvate hydratase, whose amino-acid sequence MSIIINIHARQILDSRGNPTVEVDVVTENGILGRAAVPSGASTGEHEAVELRDGGDSFMGKGVGNAVNNVNTIIAEELVGTSVFEQNYIDETMIALDGTPNKSKLGANAILGVSLAAAKAAANELGMPLYRYVGGVSANTLPVPMMNIINGGSHSDAPIAFQEFMIMPVKANDFSHSMQMGTEIFHNLKKVLHDRGLSTAVGDEGGFAPTLEGGTEDALDTIGKAVEKAGYKLGDDVMIALDCASAEFYVDGKYDYTKFEGDKGVIRTSEEQAQYLADLCDKYPIISIEDGMDENDWDGWKMLTDKVGDKVQLVGDDLFVTNVERLSRGIENGIANSILIKVNQIGTLSETIAAVNMAKNAGYTSVMSHRSGETEDNTIADLAVALNTGQIKTGSASRSDRMAKYNQLLRIEEELGSTAYYPKEKAFKVK is encoded by the coding sequence ATGAGTATTATTATTAACATACACGCAAGACAGATTTTAGACTCTAGAGGTAACCCTACAGTAGAAGTGGACGTAGTTACCGAGAACGGTATTTTGGGAAGAGCTGCAGTGCCGTCCGGTGCATCTACTGGAGAGCACGAGGCCGTTGAGTTAAGGGATGGAGGAGATTCGTTTATGGGAAAAGGTGTTGGTAACGCCGTAAACAATGTCAATACAATTATTGCCGAAGAATTGGTGGGAACATCTGTTTTTGAGCAAAATTATATAGATGAGACCATGATTGCTTTGGACGGAACTCCAAATAAATCCAAGTTAGGTGCAAATGCAATTTTAGGGGTGTCTCTTGCAGCGGCAAAAGCAGCCGCGAACGAATTGGGAATGCCTTTATACAGATATGTAGGTGGCGTTAGTGCCAACACATTGCCGGTTCCTATGATGAATATCATAAATGGAGGTTCGCATTCTGATGCTCCCATCGCTTTTCAGGAATTTATGATCATGCCTGTTAAAGCAAATGACTTTAGCCATTCCATGCAAATGGGTACCGAAATTTTCCATAACCTAAAGAAAGTATTGCACGATAGGGGATTGAGCACTGCGGTAGGAGATGAAGGTGGATTTGCTCCAACCTTAGAAGGAGGAACAGAAGACGCTTTGGACACTATTGGAAAAGCTGTTGAAAAAGCTGGATACAAATTGGGTGATGATGTTATGATTGCTTTGGATTGTGCTTCTGCCGAATTTTATGTGGATGGCAAATATGATTATACCAAGTTTGAAGGCGATAAAGGGGTTATTAGAACATCTGAAGAACAAGCACAGTATCTAGCTGATTTATGTGATAAATACCCGATTATATCCATTGAGGACGGAATGGACGAAAACGACTGGGACGGTTGGAAAATGTTAACCGATAAAGTTGGTGATAAGGTACAATTGGTGGGAGACGATTTATTCGTTACAAACGTAGAAAGGTTATCTAGAGGAATTGAAAACGGAATAGCCAATTCAATCCTGATCAAGGTAAACCAAATAGGAACACTGAGCGAAACTATTGCGGCGGTAAATATGGCAAAAAATGCAGGATACACCTCTGTAATGTCGCATCGTTCGGGAGAAACCGAAGACAATACTATTGCCGATTTGGCAGTAGCTTTGAATACGGGTCAGATTAAAACTGGTTCTGCTTCCAGAAGTGATAGAATGGCAAAATACAACCAATTGTTACGAATTGAAGAAGAGTTGGGAAGCACGGCATACTATCCTAAAGAGAAAGCTTTCAAGGTAAAGTAA